The following coding sequences are from one Nicotiana tabacum cultivar K326 chromosome 1, ASM71507v2, whole genome shotgun sequence window:
- the LOC107826276 gene encoding autophagy-related protein 8f has translation MAKSSFKQEHDLEKRRAEAARIREKYSDRIPVIVEKAEKSDIPNIDKKKYLVPADLTVGQFVYVIRKRIKLSAEKAIFIFIDNVLPPTGAIMSAIYDEKKDEDGFLYVTYSGENTFGA, from the exons ATGGCTAAGAGCTCATTCAAGCAAGAGCATGATCTtg AGAAGAGGCGCGCCGAGGCTGCTAGGATTAGGGAAAAATACTCAGATAGGATTCCG GTGATAGTCGAAAAAGCTGAGAAAAGTGATATTCCGAACATTGATAAGAAAAA GTATCTTGTGCCAGCTGACTTGACAGTTGGGCAATTTGTCTACGTCATTCGCAAGAGAATCAAATTGAGTGCAGAAAAGGCAATTTTCATATTTATTGACAATGTCCTACCGCCAACAG GAGCAATCATGTCTGCGATCTATGATGAGAAAAAGGATGAAGATGGTTTCCTCTATGTTACCTAC